Sequence from the Rhizobium etli 8C-3 genome:
TGGGCTGGTCGCCAAGCGGCTCCACGCTTTTGGAAGATCTCGCTGGAGGAGTTTACTTTGGCGGGAGTTCGCCCGCTCCGATCGGTGCTGGCAAATGAGATAGCGCCGAAGGGTGGATCCAGACGGTTGTCCCAACAGGCTTCCTATCCCAACACGCCACCTGCTCAGAGGAAAGAACCGTCCGAGCAATGCAGATTCTGCCGCAACACTTCCAATCGAGAGGAGCAACAATGTGCAATGATCCTGACGTCGCCCCAGAGATCCCGGACAACCAACTCCTCGTATCACGGCGAGATGCGATGATCGCAAGCGTCGCGGTTGTCGCCGCCAGCCATTTCGCAGACTCCGCTCGCGCTCAAAGCGGGCCTCGCCAAGCTGTTTTGCCCGTCCCTGCGGATCAGGCGCTCGTAATTCGCACGTCGATTAACGGTCAAACGGTGGAGCTTACGGTTGATGCGAGGACCTCGCTTCTCGACTTGCTGCGCGAACGGCTTGCCCTGACGGGGGCAAAGAAGGGCTGCGACCACGGGCAGTGCGGTGCCTGCACTGTTCACATCGACGGCCGCCGTGTCGCCTCCTGCTTGACGCTGGCAGGCAAAGTCGATGGCCGGGAAGTGCTCACAATCGAGGGCCTTGCCGAAGGTGACACGCTACACCCGATGCAGCAGGCGTTTATCGATCACGATGCGCTGCAATGCGGCTACTGCACGCCTGGTCAGATCATGGCT
This genomic interval carries:
- a CDS encoding (2Fe-2S)-binding protein; the protein is MCNDPDVAPEIPDNQLLVSRRDAMIASVAVVAASHFADSARAQSGPRQAVLPVPADQALVIRTSINGQTVELTVDARTSLLDLLRERLALTGAKKGCDHGQCGACTVHIDGRRVASCLTLAGKVDGREVLTIEGLAEGDTLHPMQQAFIDHDALQCGYCTPGQIMAAVACVAEGNATSRERIREYMSGNICRCGAYVGIVAAIEDAAAKMGRG